A region from the Paenarthrobacter aurescens genome encodes:
- the paaA gene encoding 1,2-phenylacetyl-CoA epoxidase subunit PaaA gives MASQNLQSVPAELSPEEQEREAAGQAYFDRIISEDSRIEPRDWMPAAYRKTLLRQISQHAHSEIIGMQPEANWITRAPSLKRKSILMAKVQDEAGHGLYLYSAAETLGQSRDQMMEDLIAGKARYSSIFNYPTISWADMGAIGWLVDGAAICNQVPLCRASYGPYGRAMVRICKEESFHQRQGFEILLELSNGTPAQKQMAQDAVNRWYAPSLMMFGPPDDDSPNSKQSMAWNIKRFSNDELRSRFVGMMVEQVRVLGLTLPDKDIRFNEETKKWEHGPLDWNEFKEVLAGRGPCNSQRVERRREAHENGAWVREAAVAYARKQAQKENAA, from the coding sequence ATGGCATCGCAGAATCTGCAGTCAGTGCCCGCTGAGCTGTCCCCGGAAGAGCAGGAGCGGGAGGCAGCCGGACAGGCGTACTTTGATCGCATCATTTCGGAGGACTCGCGCATCGAACCGCGCGACTGGATGCCGGCGGCGTACCGCAAGACTTTGCTGCGCCAGATCTCGCAGCATGCCCACTCGGAAATCATTGGCATGCAACCGGAAGCCAACTGGATCACCAGGGCCCCGAGCTTGAAGCGCAAGTCAATCCTCATGGCCAAGGTTCAGGACGAGGCCGGCCACGGCCTGTACCTGTACTCGGCCGCTGAGACCCTGGGCCAGTCCCGGGACCAGATGATGGAAGATCTGATCGCCGGCAAGGCCCGGTACTCCTCCATCTTCAACTACCCCACCATCTCCTGGGCGGACATGGGAGCCATTGGCTGGCTTGTTGATGGCGCTGCCATCTGCAACCAGGTGCCCCTGTGCCGTGCCTCGTACGGTCCTTACGGTCGCGCAATGGTGCGCATCTGCAAGGAAGAATCATTCCACCAGCGCCAGGGTTTCGAGATCCTGCTTGAACTCTCCAACGGCACGCCTGCGCAGAAGCAGATGGCCCAGGATGCAGTGAACCGCTGGTACGCGCCGTCGCTGATGATGTTCGGCCCGCCGGATGACGATTCACCCAACTCCAAGCAGTCCATGGCCTGGAACATCAAGCGCTTCAGCAATGACGAGCTGCGCAGCCGGTTCGTGGGCATGATGGTGGAGCAGGTCCGTGTCCTCGGCCTGACCCTGCCTGATAAGGACATCCGTTTCAACGAAGAAACCAAGAAGTGGGAGCACGGACCCTTGGACTGGAACGAGTTCAAGGAAGTCCTGGCAGGCCGCGGCCCCTGCAACTCGCAGCGCGTCGAGCGCCGCCGCGAG
- a CDS encoding low molecular weight phosphatase family protein, with protein MESPQPFRILTVCTGNICRSPVAERLLQAGLNQVSPGSFEVRSAGTRAMVGEPIQPLSAQIISTFRGSPDDFAARQLTPRILKETDLVLAMTSKHRGEVLQLDASLLKRTFTVREFARMLSVLENRGDTTPAGNIAEFWRALPARAASVRHLALPSDPADNDVVDPYRRAEEVYHQMEDELAPAILGILRFARLTAPAQVS; from the coding sequence GTGGAATCGCCCCAGCCCTTCAGGATTCTCACCGTCTGCACAGGGAACATCTGCCGCTCCCCCGTGGCCGAACGGTTGCTGCAGGCCGGGCTGAACCAGGTAAGCCCCGGATCCTTCGAGGTCCGCAGCGCCGGGACCCGGGCCATGGTGGGTGAACCCATCCAGCCCCTCTCGGCACAGATCATCAGCACATTCCGCGGCAGCCCGGACGACTTCGCAGCCAGGCAACTAACTCCCCGGATACTCAAGGAAACCGATCTGGTGCTGGCCATGACCTCCAAGCACCGCGGAGAGGTCCTTCAACTGGACGCCTCCCTGTTGAAGCGCACCTTCACCGTCCGGGAATTCGCCCGCATGCTCTCCGTCCTGGAAAACCGTGGAGATACCACCCCTGCCGGCAACATCGCTGAGTTCTGGCGGGCACTCCCGGCCCGCGCGGCGTCCGTCCGCCACCTTGCGCTGCCCTCCGATCCTGCAGACAACGATGTGGTAGACCCCTACCGGCGAGCGGAAGAGGTCTACCACCAGATGGAGGATGAGCTGGCCCCGGCCATCCTGGGCATCCTCCGTTTTGCGCGCCTGACGGCGCCGGCCCAGGTTTCCTAG
- a CDS encoding LysM domain-containing protein, giving the protein MNMNDVDLQNSLSNKSGSNIRQPQSTKAKLLIAGAVIAILALIPLFFGVVNWATQPAGDVDRNASQEQAQFSKGDSAEAPAALPVQDAEAEAAVPADVPAAEVPAAAPVADAPAPAPAAPAPEVAVPVPAAVEAAPAAPAGDPNLYTVVSGDTVGSIAARYGVDVTAMLAANGLSAYSVIVPGQVLKLTGPPIAVAAPAPAPAPAPAAPAAQAQAAAAPAAVAPAPAPAPAPAPAPAVRTIYVAGAGGQSMVDACIGPIHYTPTNAYATFITEHDFCGGWGRFSGISVGETVSIPGYGTFTATGRGQVPNPGSTNDVAAVFGGFPAVVLQTCIPGTSQMLVIALN; this is encoded by the coding sequence ATGAATATGAACGACGTAGATCTTCAAAATTCCTTGTCCAACAAGAGCGGCAGCAATATTCGGCAGCCGCAGTCCACTAAAGCCAAACTGCTGATTGCCGGCGCGGTGATCGCCATACTTGCGTTGATCCCCTTGTTTTTTGGTGTGGTGAATTGGGCCACTCAGCCTGCCGGTGACGTTGACCGGAATGCCTCCCAGGAGCAAGCACAATTCTCCAAGGGCGATAGCGCTGAGGCGCCCGCAGCTTTGCCGGTCCAGGACGCGGAGGCAGAAGCCGCGGTTCCAGCTGACGTGCCGGCCGCTGAAGTTCCGGCAGCTGCACCGGTGGCAGATGCGCCCGCTCCGGCTCCAGCCGCACCAGCCCCTGAGGTTGCAGTGCCAGTGCCGGCCGCCGTGGAGGCTGCCCCTGCTGCACCTGCCGGGGATCCCAACCTCTACACGGTGGTGTCCGGGGACACTGTGGGCTCCATTGCCGCGCGATACGGCGTGGACGTTACGGCCATGCTGGCCGCCAATGGTCTGAGCGCTTACTCGGTGATTGTGCCCGGACAGGTTTTGAAGCTCACCGGACCGCCCATCGCGGTGGCCGCCCCAGCTCCAGCGCCAGCACCGGCTCCGGCCGCACCGGCTGCGCAAGCCCAGGCCGCAGCCGCCCCCGCAGCCGTGGCTCCCGCTCCCGCGCCGGCCCCGGCTCCCGCACCTGCGCCTGCCGTCCGGACCATTTACGTTGCAGGAGCCGGTGGGCAATCCATGGTGGACGCCTGCATTGGGCCCATTCATTACACCCCAACCAACGCCTACGCCACGTTCATCACCGAGCATGATTTCTGCGGAGGCTGGGGGCGGTTCTCCGGAATCTCCGTTGGCGAGACCGTCTCAATCCCGGGCTACGGAACTTTCACGGCCACGGGCAGGGGACAGGTGCCCAATCCGGGGAGCACCAATGATGTGGCAGCAGTCTTTGGCGGATTCCCTGCAGTGGTTCTGCAGACGTGCATCCCTGGTACCAGCCAGATGCTGGTGATTGCCCTCAACTAG
- a CDS encoding LCP family protein, which translates to MTLSSHAQNPSAEKGSRRQKSAKKTARNVLLGFAAAVLVVGLIAGAYVFNLVQTFNAGSTTIENAFPEESTRPQKAENNTAMNILVMGSDSRGAQLEVEANASSDQRADTLMLVHIPADRKEVYSISLMRDLWMDIPGKGESKINSALAYGGVPLMVQTVESLFDQRIDHVAMIDFEGFKGLTDALGGVEVDVRVPFAPSSGPTAGQVYKAGKHTLDGDQALAFVRERWAFSDGDYQRVKNQQTYLQAVIGKIIARETLTNPVTISNMVSAVSPFVGVDETFDAAAIGNLALSLKDVRAQDTVMFTLPTLGTGTSTDGQSIVLADTAAIADVAAALSTDQLGTYVAALTR; encoded by the coding sequence ATGACGCTCTCTTCCCATGCCCAAAACCCCTCCGCGGAGAAGGGGTCACGCCGTCAAAAGAGTGCAAAGAAGACCGCACGCAATGTCCTTCTTGGTTTCGCGGCTGCAGTTCTTGTGGTTGGCCTCATTGCCGGGGCGTACGTGTTCAATCTGGTGCAAACCTTCAACGCCGGTTCCACCACAATCGAGAACGCATTTCCCGAAGAATCCACACGCCCGCAGAAAGCCGAAAACAACACGGCAATGAACATTCTTGTGATGGGCAGCGATAGCCGCGGCGCCCAGCTGGAAGTGGAAGCCAATGCATCAAGTGACCAGCGCGCGGACACCTTGATGTTGGTGCACATTCCCGCAGACAGGAAAGAAGTCTACTCAATATCCCTGATGCGGGATCTGTGGATGGACATTCCAGGAAAGGGTGAATCAAAGATCAACTCCGCGCTTGCCTACGGCGGGGTCCCTCTGATGGTGCAGACCGTGGAATCGCTCTTTGACCAGCGCATCGACCACGTGGCCATGATCGACTTCGAGGGCTTCAAAGGCCTCACTGATGCCCTTGGCGGTGTTGAGGTTGACGTCCGGGTTCCCTTCGCGCCAAGCTCAGGACCCACGGCCGGACAGGTCTACAAGGCCGGCAAGCACACCCTCGATGGAGATCAAGCCCTCGCCTTTGTCCGAGAGCGCTGGGCGTTCAGTGATGGCGACTACCAACGGGTCAAGAACCAGCAGACCTACCTCCAAGCCGTGATTGGCAAGATCATTGCCCGAGAAACCCTGACCAATCCGGTGACTATCAGCAACATGGTCTCGGCCGTGTCCCCTTTTGTGGGCGTGGACGAGACCTTCGATGCTGCGGCAATCGGCAATCTGGCCCTCTCCCTGAAGGACGTGCGTGCCCAGGACACTGTCATGTTTACCCTGCCTACCCTTGGCACGGGCACCTCAACGGACGGGCAGTCGATTGTCCTGGCGGACACAGCTGCGATTGCTGACGTGGCAGCGGCACTTTCCACGGATCAGTTGGGCACGTACGTTGCTGCCCTCACCCGCTAA
- the lepB gene encoding signal peptidase I — protein MSSKPAKAATRRRPLRSPWIHLLLALTVVSLVQGFLVKVYTVPSGSMEQTLNVGDRLLVNRTAYTGTAPEHGDVVVFKKPTQWGPAPKHGVLRTSVGFFGELTGIGPANTEYLVKRVVGLPGDTVECCGVTGQVIVNSAAVAEPYVFQDLAFISGTTDCSTPVRSPRCFGPILLGEDQYLLMGDHRSDSQDSVTACRNEGSPAGCAKTVGRGDIIGRVDGFVLPLSKWGLRTPL, from the coding sequence ATGAGTTCCAAGCCGGCAAAAGCCGCCACCCGTCGTCGCCCGCTGCGCTCACCATGGATTCACCTTCTGCTCGCCCTCACGGTGGTGTCCCTCGTTCAAGGTTTCCTGGTGAAGGTGTACACCGTGCCTTCGGGGTCCATGGAGCAGACGCTGAACGTAGGTGACCGGCTGCTGGTCAACCGCACCGCTTACACGGGAACAGCCCCGGAACACGGTGACGTAGTAGTTTTCAAAAAACCAACGCAATGGGGGCCCGCACCCAAGCATGGTGTCCTTCGCACCAGTGTGGGCTTCTTTGGTGAGCTCACCGGAATTGGCCCCGCCAACACCGAATATCTGGTGAAACGGGTAGTGGGCCTGCCCGGGGACACCGTGGAATGCTGCGGAGTTACCGGCCAGGTGATAGTCAACAGCGCAGCCGTCGCGGAACCATACGTCTTCCAGGACTTGGCGTTCATCAGCGGCACAACGGATTGCTCGACGCCGGTAAGGTCACCGCGTTGCTTCGGGCCGATCCTCCTTGGTGAGGATCAATACCTGCTGATGGGCGATCACCGCTCCGACTCACAGGATTCCGTCACTGCCTGCCGCAACGAGGGGTCACCAGCGGGCTGCGCCAAAACAGTTGGCCGGGGAGACATTATTGGCCGCGTGGACGGGTTCGTGCTCCCACTGAGCAAATGGGGGCTGAGAACACCTCTTTAG
- a CDS encoding VanZ family protein, which produces MVLARQFSTGWLKALFTAYLIALAFVVFLPAREASTVTGFVGVIAGWLALLGIPFDAAGVAVEFIANIVMFVPFGVLVRLLKPTLWNWWPLALLAAASSGTIEVIQLLVPGRVTALSDVLANTLGALAGLAAAKKLTAVLR; this is translated from the coding sequence ATGGTGCTTGCTCGGCAGTTCTCCACAGGATGGCTCAAGGCGTTATTCACGGCGTACTTGATTGCCCTCGCATTTGTTGTCTTCCTGCCCGCGCGCGAAGCCAGCACCGTGACGGGCTTCGTGGGCGTGATTGCCGGCTGGCTTGCCCTGCTGGGCATTCCCTTCGATGCGGCCGGGGTTGCCGTGGAGTTCATCGCCAACATCGTCATGTTCGTACCTTTTGGGGTGTTGGTCCGGCTGCTGAAACCAACGCTGTGGAATTGGTGGCCGCTAGCCCTTCTCGCCGCGGCGTCTTCAGGGACCATTGAAGTTATCCAACTGCTGGTACCTGGCAGGGTGACCGCTCTGTCAGACGTTCTCGCCAACACCTTGGGAGCTTTGGCGGGCCTGGCAGCAGCCAAGAAGCTCACGGCCGTTCTGCGCTAG